The following is a genomic window from Nitrospirota bacterium.
CCGATCCAACAACTCGTTCAACTCGTTCAAGTCATCTCGAATTCGCCCCTATAGAAGTTTGAAACGCAGCCGTCTGATTCTGGGGGTGGTCGCGGCCGCGGTGGTGGTCGCCATCGGCATCTATCTCGCCCAGCGGGCCGTTCGCGAAAGGGGGGAAGCGCCGCCGGTGGCCCAAGCTCCCGCGAAGCCGGCAGGGGAGCCGTCGGCCGTCCCGCCGATGACCCCCATCCCGACGCCGCCTAGACTCCCCGCGGGCGGAGGAGAGGCAGTGAAAAAACTCATGGAGCGCCCCTTCCCGGAGAATCTGGATCAGGCGTCTCGGGACGTGGAGAGAGACATCCGGGAGGCGTACAAGCAGACGACCGGAATGCTGCCGCAGCAGGTGGCCGCCTCCATGGGCGAGAGGGACCCGGAATCACGCCGAAAGATGCTGGAGACATGCAAAGAACTGGAACGGCAAAATCGGGAAGTCCCACAGCGATACGCCGATTCCCTGGCAGAGTGGAAGCGGATGGAGAAGACTGCGCCGGAGGAAGCCCAGAAGGCCAAGGGCGGACTCTACATGAGTCTCTATCTGAATCGGCTGAACCATGAATACTGCAAGGGGATTCTCAGGCAATAGAGCCGTTGGAGGTTTCTGCGCGGCTGCCTACGGGGTGTACTTGGTCCTGCTGCACCCCGATGTGGATTGGGGCGATTCGGGTGAGTTGATATCCGCCGCGCATCTCCTGGCGCCGGCGCACTTCCTGGGCTATCCCCTCTATGTGATCCCCGCCAAGTTCTTTGCGCTCATGCCCCTGGGCTCCGCGGCCCTCCGTGTCAGCTGGTTTTCGGCACTCCTGGGAACCGCCACCTTGGGGGTGCTGATGATGGCGCTGATGCGATCGATCGGAAATCGAGAGTCCGGCTTGGCCGGGCGGATGAAACCGATGGTGCTCTGGGCGGTGGTCGGCCTGCTGGCGGCCGTGGGTCTCTCCCATGCCTTCATGGGCCAATCAATCCAGGCGGAGAACACACTGCCTGCCTTGCTCCTCTTGGCCTTGGGCCTCTGGTGCCTGCATGGGTCTGCCGGCGCCCACAGAGTGGGTTACGCCGTTTTCTCGTTCCTGGCCGCGTACCACCCGGCGCTCCTCCCCATTTCGCTCCTGGGCGGAGGCGTTCTGGCGTCCGGTTTCCCCAATGGCCGGCGACTCAGGGAGTTCGGCTTGTACATGGCCGTTCAAGCGGCCGCCATGAGCGTGAATCTGTTCCTCCTCGTCCGGTCCCAAGCCTCCGTGCCGCTCTCCTATGCCTTCGCGCGAACTCCCGCCGATTGGCTCTCTACTCTCCAGACCGGTTTTCGGAAATACTACGGCTCGGACCTTGTCCCCGTCCTGGCGGTCGATCGCGCCTCGGACTCCATCCAGGTCTTCCTCCCGCAGTTCGCCGCTGTGGTCACACCGCTGGCGCTCTACGGACTCTATCGATTGATTCGTCGCTATTTTCGACTCTCCGCCCTGATGATTCCCATGCTCATTCTTTTTTCCGCGTTGGCGCTTCTCAATCCTTCCCAAGAACGCGAGGGGTACTCGCTGCTGATCGTCGTGGCGCTCCTGTGGCTGACGGGAGCGGGGCTGGTGGGAATCGCCTCCCTCCGGTGGAGACGTCCGGCCCTCGCCGCCGTACTGCTCATCGGGGCGGGCGGCTGGCTCGCAGCCGCCTTCAACGTGTACGATCTTGCGAGAAAGGGAGTCTCCCAGAGTGAGATCGCCCGGCGGCTGGGGGAGGAGATTCTTGCGGAACTGGAAGGACGCGCCCTGTATGTCGCCGCAAATGAAAGGCTCGCCCTCGTGACGGAGTACATCCAGTTTGTCGAATTGCGCCGGCCGGACGTGGTGCTGGCCTATCTCCCGATGTTTTTCACCGAGGGCGGGGCCCGACGGGTGGAGGAGCGGCACCCGGATCTCCTGCCGCCTTTGGTCCGCCTTCCGGCGGGCCAGTTCTCCTGCGCCCTTCCCCTGTGGGACGTATACGTCTCGCAGCTCGTCGCCCGAAATATCGCTCGATTTCCCATTTACACGGAGACCCATGCCGCATGGAGCTTCCCATCGCAGGTGGACGCACGGACGATGTCTGCATTCGTGAGGACGGGGGTTCGTGATTTCCGGGAGTACATCTACCTGGCGGCGGACGGTCTGACGGAGCAAAACCTTCCTTATCGATTCCTCCCCTCCAACCCAGTCGGAGGAAAGGAGTTTTCCAGGCGCGGGTTCCTGTACGCTTTTGGCGGGCCGGTGGCGCCGATTACGAAACGGAAGCTGCTTCGGATTTGGGAGACCGACCGCACCACACCCATCGACGAAGAGGTCTTGACTCAGACGCTCTACCAGTGGGCCGCCTATGACTTTGCCAAGGGGCGTTTGAGGGAGGCGGTGGACGGCTATCGCCTGGCGGGCTCCTCCTATCGAAGGACCACTTGAAAGGCTACCGTACCCTCGTCCTGCTCATAGTGCTCACCACCGTGGTCCTCATCGCGGCGGTGGCCCTCGGCATCCGGTCCCGAAGGGCGCTGCAGTCACTTCTCCCGGCAGCCACCCCTTCAATTCCGGCGGAAGCCCCCCGTCTGCCCAGTGCGCGGGCGCCCTCGGCTTCAACCCCTCAGGCGGATTCGACCCGGCGGACCTGGCCCGTGAGTGAGCCGGAGCCCGAGGGGCGAACGCAGGCGCCCGTCCCCGCGGAAGGCCCGGCCCCGGGGTCGGCCCCTCGCTGGGTCGTTCCGGGCCCCCCGGCCCCCTTCAGTCTCCCCACGGTGGACTGGGAGGCGCTCATGAACTTTATCGAACGCAGGATCGGCGAAACGGACCTGCGCTCCATGCCGCCGCCCGAACCCACGGATGCGGCACTGACGCAGCTCGGGGGACGCCTTGAAGCCGTGGCCAAGAAGGTGGTGGATTCGGACACGGGTCGGGACTTGGTTGAGTATTACAAGAGCCTGGTCACCCTCGGCAGCATGCCGAGGGCATCCAATTTCACGGCCACCTTGAAAAAATCTCATGAAAAGTTCTTGGAGGAGGAGGCGGGTAACTACATCAATGTCTCCCAGTACTACAAGCAGATCGGCAAGAACATCGGGCCGGATTGGGAAAGACTCAAAGAGGCCAAGCTGAAGCTCTGGGTGAACGCCTACGTCCATCTGCTGGCCGCGGACCTCGCGGCTTCACAAGGACAGTAATCCTCTCCCGGGTACCTTGATCCTTCCGTTCTGGATCGTGCTGGGCGTGGTCTTGCGCCTCCTCGTCGTGCCTCCTGAACCCGGCTTCGATGAGGTGTGGAGGCTTCTTTCGGCCGAAGCACCATGGCCGGATCTCTGGAAACGATCGTTGCTCCTGCTCGGAGGCAACCCGGCCTACCCGGCCTTCTTGAAACTGTTTGGAATTGTCGACGAGGTCTCCCCCTGGAGTCGCTGGCCTGGAATCCTCGCCTTCATGATGGGCATGTGGATGGCTTGGAGGATTTTTCGCCGTTGGTTCGGAAGTCGCATCGCCCAATGGACACTGGTGGCCCTCGCGCTAAGTCCCTTCCAAGTGTTCCACGGTGTTTCGTTGAAGGAGTATTCGATCCTTCTGCCGGTCACTCTCTTGGGGACCTGGCTGGGATGGGAAGCCGCGCAGCCCGGCGGCAGGCGAGGGTGGACGTGGTGCGCGCTTGCCGCGACGGAGGTGCTTGGAGTCCTTCTCGCGTTGCCCACGGCGTGGTTCTGGCTGGCCCTCGGAATCGCTCAGGTGATCGTGCATGGCGTGCGCGGATTCCGATGGAGAAGCTGGATGGCGGCCCATGCCCCGGCCGCCCTGCTGGCGGGATGGACCATTGCTACGTGGAGCCAGGGCTACCTGCCAGGTTTCCTCCATTTCGGCGGAACCGTCCGAAACGACGTCCTCAAATGGGCGACAGACCTCGTGGTGTACGTGCAGGTGTGGGTGTGGGATCCGCCGGCCCGCGTTCAACTGGGGCTCAGGGGAACCCCGCTCCCCGGAGGAGTGTTCACGGCCTATCACCTCCTTTGGTTCCTCAAACACATCCTGCCATGGCTGCTCGGACTTCCCATCCTTCTCCTCGGCTTCTTCGGCTGGCGGCGCGGCGCGCCCGTGCAACGGAGCAGCGGAGTTCTTGGATGGTGCTTCATGCTTGCCGTGGGCCCCGTTCTCGCCTACGGGATCTTTTTCGCGATCCTCGGACATCCCCATCTCATGTACGCTCGGGTATTTTACGGCTCATCCCCTTGCTTGTATGTGCTTCTTTCAATCGGCGCTGCCCGGTTGAGTGGAGGCGCGAGGTGGGTGATGGCGCCCATCTTGGGCGCCGCCGGAATATCTCTGATTCTGATGAGCTTGGGGAGACATCCGGACCAGGAAAGGCCGCTCGGACCGACTCTTCGAAAGTGGGCGTCGGAGCTCGGGAATGGCGAGGTCGCCGCCGTTTTCCCCTCGGAGGCCTTTCCGTATGTGCGAAAACTCCTCCCGGAACCGGCTCGAGACAGGATCCGTCCGACGGAGATGAGGGCCGCGCGAGCGGACCTCTCCTGGGGGCCGACGTTGGTCGACCCCCGATACATCGAGGACTTGTCCTCCTGGAGGGATCCGGATGTTCGTTGGCTCCTGGTTGTCCCGTGGGCGCTCCATTGGAAGGATCCGGAATTGTCGAGCCTGCAAGACGGGCCGGTCGAATGGGATCTCACCGTCGAGAGACCCAACCTTCGCATCTACCGCCGTCGACAGCTGGGGATGCCATGAAGCGCGCGGCCCTGCTCGTGGTTCTCTTCAT
Proteins encoded in this region:
- a CDS encoding DUF2723 domain-containing protein → MNTARGFSGNRAVGGFCAAAYGVYLVLLHPDVDWGDSGELISAAHLLAPAHFLGYPLYVIPAKFFALMPLGSAALRVSWFSALLGTATLGVLMMALMRSIGNRESGLAGRMKPMVLWAVVGLLAAVGLSHAFMGQSIQAENTLPALLLLALGLWCLHGSAGAHRVGYAVFSFLAAYHPALLPISLLGGGVLASGFPNGRRLREFGLYMAVQAAAMSVNLFLLVRSQASVPLSYAFARTPADWLSTLQTGFRKYYGSDLVPVLAVDRASDSIQVFLPQFAAVVTPLALYGLYRLIRRYFRLSALMIPMLILFSALALLNPSQEREGYSLLIVVALLWLTGAGLVGIASLRWRRPALAAVLLIGAGGWLAAAFNVYDLARKGVSQSEIARRLGEEILAELEGRALYVAANERLALVTEYIQFVELRRPDVVLAYLPMFFTEGGARRVEERHPDLLPPLVRLPAGQFSCALPLWDVYVSQLVARNIARFPIYTETHAAWSFPSQVDARTMSAFVRTGVRDFREYIYLAADGLTEQNLPYRFLPSNPVGGKEFSRRGFLYAFGGPVAPITKRKLLRIWETDRTTPIDEEVLTQTLYQWAAYDFAKGRLREAVDGYRLAGSSYRRTT
- a CDS encoding glycosyltransferase family 39 protein produces the protein MILPFWIVLGVVLRLLVVPPEPGFDEVWRLLSAEAPWPDLWKRSLLLLGGNPAYPAFLKLFGIVDEVSPWSRWPGILAFMMGMWMAWRIFRRWFGSRIAQWTLVALALSPFQVFHGVSLKEYSILLPVTLLGTWLGWEAAQPGGRRGWTWCALAATEVLGVLLALPTAWFWLALGIAQVIVHGVRGFRWRSWMAAHAPAALLAGWTIATWSQGYLPGFLHFGGTVRNDVLKWATDLVVYVQVWVWDPPARVQLGLRGTPLPGGVFTAYHLLWFLKHILPWLLGLPILLLGFFGWRRGAPVQRSSGVLGWCFMLAVGPVLAYGIFFAILGHPHLMYARVFYGSSPCLYVLLSIGAARLSGGARWVMAPILGAAGISLILMSLGRHPDQERPLGPTLRKWASELGNGEVAAVFPSEAFPYVRKLLPEPARDRIRPTEMRAARADLSWGPTLVDPRYIEDLSSWRDPDVRWLLVVPWALHWKDPELSSLQDGPVEWDLTVERPNLRIYRRRQLGMP